Proteins from a genomic interval of Microbacterium abyssi:
- a CDS encoding N-acetylmuramic acid 6-phosphate etherase — MIDRPTEQRNPATTDIDLVDSARALEMIVHEDSVAVTAVRSAIPSLAKLVDGARERLAAGGRLHYFGAGASGRLAVLDATELNPTYGYPRDRVIAHFPGGPAALADSSIDEEDAEDAGARDATEVTGDDVVVGITASGLTPYVKGALASARAQGALTALVTNDPASDLGALADILVALDTGPEPITGSTRMKAGTATKVALNAFSSAVMIGLGRTYSNLMIEMVATNRKLRERAIQILVEASEAPEARCREVLDEAAGRVPVALIALLTGGTVDSATKALHETGSVRRAMSKI, encoded by the coding sequence ATGATCGATCGGCCGACGGAGCAACGCAATCCCGCGACGACCGACATCGACCTCGTCGACAGCGCGCGGGCTCTTGAGATGATCGTCCACGAGGATTCCGTCGCCGTCACGGCTGTGCGCAGCGCGATCCCCTCCCTGGCGAAGCTCGTCGATGGCGCACGCGAGCGCCTGGCTGCTGGAGGGCGCCTGCACTATTTCGGCGCCGGTGCATCCGGTCGGCTGGCGGTGCTCGACGCCACCGAGCTGAACCCGACATACGGCTATCCGCGCGATCGCGTGATCGCTCACTTTCCCGGCGGGCCGGCCGCATTGGCCGATTCCTCGATCGACGAAGAAGATGCCGAAGACGCCGGAGCGCGGGACGCCACGGAGGTGACCGGCGACGACGTCGTCGTCGGGATCACAGCATCGGGCCTGACGCCATATGTGAAGGGCGCCCTCGCCTCAGCCAGGGCGCAGGGCGCGCTCACCGCGCTCGTCACGAACGACCCGGCGAGCGACCTCGGCGCGCTCGCCGACATCCTCGTCGCCCTCGACACCGGTCCCGAACCCATCACCGGCTCGACGCGCATGAAGGCAGGAACAGCGACGAAGGTCGCGCTAAACGCGTTCTCCAGCGCTGTCATGATCGGCCTCGGTCGCACATACTCGAACCTGATGATCGAGATGGTCGCGACGAACCGGAAACTGCGCGAGCGCGCGATACAGATTCTGGTCGAGGCATCGGAGGCGCCCGAGGCGCGATGCCGTGAAGTTCTCGATGAGGCCGCGGGACGGGTGCCGGTAGCGCTCATCGCCCTTCTCACCGGCGGTACGGTGGATTCCGCCACAAAGGCTCTGCACGAAACGGGATCGGTACGACGCGCCATGAGCAAGATATGA
- a CDS encoding alpha-N-acetylglucosaminidase TIM-barrel domain-containing protein, with translation MPYEFDVEEAPWADAVAALVTRVTGGLPGRLIVRRLTAPGRRYHYSATAGALTIAATDAVSACVAVHSFLREIAGVAVHWDTALPVRVATIPDVPPVEREARVSQQYIFNFCTFSYTMAHWTWEQWEREIDWMALHGVTLPLAATGHEAVLLDAYRELGLSEQDALRFIGADAYAAFTLMGNLDSAIGSPTREQIDARAQLGRRILDRERSLGMTPVLPAFNGNVPRELFADRVTPREWQGFTTHVLHPGDPAFAEVATAIARAQQARFGTDHLYAADPFIEMLPVDDSVDYPAIVADALLGSLVDVDPDATWVLQSWPFSYQPEFWSAERVRAFLEAIPPNKLIVLDLWAEEDPQWESFDGFFGRPWMWCALLNFGGRSEPIGDVQKAVDEFERARDSGRGPVGLGLTMEATRNNPYFFELVADLAWAEIPDVRTWTARFAVERYGRAMPDAVEAWQALLDTVYSPSGQRVFPEDFLGLMTRRPTTALAPGAAVVEDSVQSLVWFDPARLQQAVALFASAAETNADLVAGPLGHDLADATIAWASRLFDAVAARANRSAAEALGNPAQAKEVLAVIDALDAVLATRPELRLSTWLGGTDGSPSSDEVSIRASRQILTSWNNEPRRQLDDYSARAWHGLLGYYRHRWQAWFEYDGDDLERRLDEVWREFIETGVREAPRTADDITTLTRAALLRFDEIYRTLVRPRGDTTREKTEHRS, from the coding sequence ATGCCATACGAATTCGATGTCGAAGAGGCCCCCTGGGCCGATGCTGTCGCCGCCCTCGTCACCCGCGTCACGGGCGGCCTGCCCGGCCGCCTCATCGTGCGCCGCCTGACAGCGCCCGGCCGGCGATACCACTACAGTGCGACCGCTGGCGCGTTGACGATCGCGGCCACCGATGCCGTGAGCGCGTGCGTGGCCGTTCACAGCTTCCTGCGCGAGATCGCGGGCGTGGCTGTTCACTGGGACACAGCGCTTCCGGTTCGGGTGGCGACCATCCCCGACGTGCCGCCCGTAGAGAGGGAGGCCCGCGTATCGCAGCAGTACATCTTCAACTTCTGCACGTTCAGCTACACCATGGCCCATTGGACGTGGGAGCAGTGGGAGCGCGAGATCGACTGGATGGCGCTGCACGGCGTCACTCTTCCGCTCGCCGCCACCGGCCATGAGGCCGTGCTGCTCGACGCGTACCGAGAGCTCGGACTGAGCGAGCAGGACGCACTCCGCTTCATCGGAGCCGATGCGTATGCGGCCTTCACGCTGATGGGCAACCTGGATTCGGCGATCGGCTCGCCCACACGTGAGCAGATCGACGCTCGCGCACAGCTCGGGCGTCGCATCCTCGATCGCGAGCGTTCACTCGGAATGACGCCGGTGCTACCCGCCTTCAACGGGAACGTGCCACGCGAGCTTTTCGCCGATCGCGTCACCCCTCGCGAATGGCAGGGGTTCACGACGCATGTGCTGCACCCCGGCGATCCGGCCTTCGCGGAAGTCGCAACCGCCATCGCCCGAGCGCAGCAGGCACGCTTCGGAACCGACCACCTGTACGCCGCCGATCCCTTCATCGAAATGCTCCCGGTCGACGACAGCGTCGATTACCCCGCGATCGTCGCCGATGCCCTGCTCGGTTCGCTCGTCGACGTCGACCCGGATGCGACCTGGGTGCTGCAGTCGTGGCCGTTCTCCTACCAGCCGGAGTTCTGGTCGGCGGAGCGGGTACGGGCATTCCTCGAAGCGATTCCGCCGAACAAGCTCATCGTGCTCGACCTGTGGGCGGAGGAAGACCCGCAGTGGGAATCCTTCGACGGCTTCTTCGGCCGTCCATGGATGTGGTGTGCTCTGCTCAACTTCGGCGGACGCAGCGAGCCGATCGGCGATGTCCAGAAAGCCGTCGACGAGTTCGAAAGGGCACGCGACAGCGGAAGAGGCCCCGTCGGACTGGGCCTGACGATGGAGGCGACGCGCAACAACCCCTACTTCTTCGAGCTGGTCGCCGATCTCGCCTGGGCGGAGATCCCTGATGTGCGGACATGGACGGCCCGGTTCGCCGTCGAACGCTACGGGCGCGCGATGCCGGATGCCGTCGAGGCGTGGCAGGCACTGCTCGACACCGTCTACAGTCCGAGCGGTCAGAGGGTATTTCCGGAGGACTTCCTGGGGTTGATGACGAGGAGGCCGACGACCGCTCTGGCGCCCGGCGCCGCGGTCGTCGAAGATTCGGTGCAGTCTCTCGTCTGGTTCGACCCCGCCCGACTTCAACAGGCGGTCGCGCTGTTCGCGAGCGCCGCGGAGACGAATGCCGACCTGGTGGCCGGGCCTCTTGGCCACGACCTCGCCGATGCGACGATCGCGTGGGCGAGCCGGCTGTTCGACGCCGTCGCCGCACGGGCGAATCGGTCCGCGGCCGAGGCTCTCGGCAACCCGGCTCAGGCGAAAGAGGTGCTCGCCGTCATTGATGCGCTCGATGCCGTGCTGGCGACCCGGCCGGAGCTCCGCCTGTCCACATGGCTCGGCGGCACCGATGGGTCGCCGTCGAGCGACGAAGTCTCCATCCGAGCCTCGCGTCAGATCCTCACCAGCTGGAACAACGAGCCGCGCCGTCAGCTCGACGACTACTCGGCACGCGCCTGGCACGGCCTCCTCGGCTACTACCGGCACCGGTGGCAGGCCTGGTTCGAGTACGACGGCGACGACCTCGAACGACGGCTCGACGAGGTGTGGCGCGAGTTCATCGAAACCGGCGTGCGCGAAGCACCGCGGACAGCCGACGACATCACCACGCTGACCCGCGCCGCTCTCCTGCGATTCGATGAGATCTATCGCACCCTGGTGCGACCGCGAGGCGACACGACACGAGAGAAGACGGAGCACCGGTCATGA
- a CDS encoding ROK family transcriptional regulator, producing the protein MKSGRLVRTQVAVDTQIMRGINASAILSVLRTEERMSVSDLSRRTGISRQAVTRSLTALETAGLVAFSKPDAAEPRSGRPAQLVRFRAEAGVVLGASVTPREVRVVIADLGGTITSDRVVAMSADDPVKSVTEAIALALESAEASSGDVWAATIGSPGIVDTDLGEVRFIPSLSALQGDVLVRAVAGALECPVEIDNDLNLATEGELWRGDLHDVSSMVLIEWGERVGAGLVLNGALHRGASNDAGDVGFIPVLTQVGEPPTVLPGQTLGPFENWVGARAIISAAERAAEEASDADLLAALDGSDDASGLDTVLRAVAEGDDAALRAIEVIAGRFASGLTVIRALIDPQLVLIGGPVAGFGDVLVNALREALEQSVLNPPAIELSALGDDAIVHGAIHRALEHVQSTRFAPFEMTERAKPQARHHSR; encoded by the coding sequence ATGAAGTCAGGGAGACTCGTGCGCACCCAAGTCGCTGTCGACACGCAGATCATGCGAGGTATCAACGCCTCCGCCATCCTCAGCGTGCTGCGCACCGAAGAGCGGATGAGCGTTTCGGACCTCTCCCGGCGAACCGGAATCTCGCGTCAGGCCGTCACGCGCTCGCTGACGGCTCTCGAGACCGCGGGCTTGGTCGCCTTCAGTAAGCCCGATGCCGCCGAACCGCGATCAGGCCGCCCCGCGCAGCTGGTCAGGTTTCGCGCGGAAGCGGGTGTCGTGCTCGGCGCGTCGGTCACGCCGCGGGAGGTCCGGGTGGTCATCGCCGATCTTGGCGGGACGATAACGAGCGATCGGGTGGTCGCGATGTCGGCCGACGACCCGGTGAAGTCGGTTACCGAGGCGATCGCCCTGGCGCTGGAGAGTGCAGAGGCGTCGAGCGGCGATGTCTGGGCCGCCACGATCGGTTCGCCCGGCATCGTCGACACCGACCTCGGGGAGGTGCGCTTCATCCCCAGTCTTAGCGCCCTGCAGGGCGACGTGCTCGTGCGCGCCGTCGCGGGTGCGCTGGAATGTCCGGTCGAGATCGACAACGACCTGAACCTCGCCACCGAGGGCGAGCTCTGGCGCGGCGATCTGCATGACGTCTCGTCGATGGTGCTGATCGAATGGGGAGAGCGGGTCGGCGCCGGGCTGGTGCTGAACGGCGCGCTCCATCGCGGAGCCTCCAACGACGCCGGCGACGTCGGCTTCATCCCCGTGCTGACCCAGGTCGGTGAGCCTCCCACTGTCCTGCCGGGACAGACGCTCGGACCATTCGAGAACTGGGTCGGCGCACGGGCGATCATCTCCGCCGCAGAGCGCGCCGCCGAAGAGGCATCCGACGCCGACCTCCTCGCCGCCCTCGACGGCAGCGACGACGCCTCCGGGCTCGATACGGTGCTCAGGGCCGTCGCCGAGGGGGACGACGCCGCGCTTCGGGCGATCGAGGTCATCGCCGGGCGCTTCGCGTCCGGGCTGACTGTCATCCGTGCCCTCATCGATCCGCAGCTCGTGCTCATCGGCGGACCAGTGGCCGGCTTCGGTGACGTGCTCGTGAACGCCCTGCGCGAAGCCCTCGAGCAATCCGTCCTCAATCCTCCCGCGATCGAGCTCTCGGCGCTGGGCGACGACGCGATCGTCCACGGAGCGATCCATCGCGCCCTCGAGCACGTGCAATCGACTCGCTTCGCTCCGTTCGAGATGACCGAACGGGCGAAGCCCCAAGCCAGGCACCACAGCAGGTAA
- a CDS encoding ABC transporter substrate-binding protein — protein sequence MQSHARRIRRGATVVAAGTAFAIALSACASSGGSPADSVDVSTEITTDPVTLTLSYTDDPPAQALIDGFTTKYPNVTIEAQQTPFTDYVKAIKLSMSSSTPPDIAQYNPGAMRSLIPGGLVLDLAPWADAYGWDDKFPASSLEVLTSDTDAKSFGEGGLYAAPGALSVLGVYYNQDLLEQAGITEPPATLADFEDQLGQLADAGIQPLSVAGLEVGTIHVWGALLNVIGDPDAYRDWVFGRSGATIETPGALEATNVLVDWIEQGYISESANAVGYADALADFTSGNAAFHISGNWAASAIETEMGEAGGFFLLPGTEADAPAIASGASVAYSISSKSKNANVAAAFLDYLSSPEAAAIQVETGFMPVDVTADVSAEGLKGQISTDFANVLAGQGTLPFPDFATPAMLDTLIAGTQGLISKRMTAEDYLAELQNSWNEYHG from the coding sequence ATGCAGTCACACGCACGTCGTATTCGACGCGGTGCGACGGTCGTCGCGGCCGGCACGGCTTTCGCTATCGCGCTCAGCGCATGCGCGTCGTCGGGAGGCAGCCCCGCTGACTCCGTCGATGTGTCGACGGAGATCACTACCGATCCCGTGACGCTGACGCTGTCGTACACTGACGACCCGCCCGCGCAGGCACTGATCGACGGGTTCACGACGAAGTACCCGAACGTCACGATCGAGGCTCAGCAGACGCCGTTCACCGACTACGTCAAGGCGATCAAGCTCTCGATGTCGTCGAGCACGCCGCCGGACATTGCCCAGTACAACCCCGGCGCGATGCGCTCGCTCATCCCCGGTGGGCTCGTGCTCGACCTGGCGCCTTGGGCGGACGCCTACGGCTGGGACGACAAGTTCCCGGCTTCGAGCCTCGAAGTGCTGACCTCGGACACCGACGCGAAGTCGTTCGGCGAGGGCGGCCTGTACGCCGCACCCGGTGCGCTCTCCGTGCTCGGCGTGTACTACAACCAGGATCTGCTCGAGCAGGCGGGCATCACTGAGCCGCCGGCGACGCTCGCCGACTTCGAAGATCAGCTCGGACAGCTGGCCGACGCCGGGATCCAGCCGCTCAGTGTCGCCGGTCTCGAGGTGGGCACGATCCACGTCTGGGGCGCACTGCTGAACGTGATCGGCGACCCCGACGCGTACCGCGATTGGGTGTTCGGACGATCGGGCGCGACCATCGAGACGCCGGGGGCGCTGGAAGCGACCAACGTGCTCGTCGACTGGATCGAGCAGGGATACATCTCCGAGTCGGCGAACGCCGTCGGCTATGCCGACGCGCTGGCAGACTTCACCAGCGGGAACGCGGCGTTCCACATCAGCGGCAACTGGGCGGCCTCGGCGATCGAGACCGAGATGGGCGAGGCGGGTGGGTTCTTCCTCCTGCCCGGCACCGAGGCGGATGCTCCGGCGATCGCATCGGGCGCATCGGTGGCGTACTCGATCTCCTCGAAGTCGAAGAACGCGAACGTCGCGGCAGCGTTCCTGGACTACCTCTCCTCGCCGGAGGCTGCGGCGATCCAGGTCGAGACCGGGTTCATGCCGGTCGACGTCACCGCCGATGTGTCGGCCGAGGGCCTGAAGGGACAGATCTCGACCGATTTCGCGAACGTTCTCGCCGGTCAGGGGACTCTTCCGTTCCCCGACTTCGCGACCCCGGCGATGCTCGACACGTTGATCGCAGGGACCCAGGGCCTGATCAGCAAGCGGATGACTGCTGAGGACTATCTCGCCGAGCTGCAGAATTCGTGGAACGAGTACCATGGCTGA
- a CDS encoding carbohydrate ABC transporter permease, whose protein sequence is MADLLVTPVVPPEARASGGTTVPRLRRRRRLIGLLYVAPAAAVYLYFAIWPTLTTLGLSFTTWDGIVPARWTGIDNYVRIFTDSTLLDAILHSLVLIVFFSVIPVIIGLVLTGLLTQRVRRGMTFFRVVFFLPQVLPLVVVGITWRWLYSEQGVVNQFLSAVGLDAITRAWLGDYDFALIALGLIGTWTMSGLCMVLFLSGAQKIDPQYFEAAKLDGAGAVRQFVSIALPELRKEITIAAVITTIAALASFDLVFVTTAGGPANQTTVPGLLVYRLAFNEGNIGGASALAVVLSVIVIGMVTLIRYIAREKP, encoded by the coding sequence ATGGCTGACCTTCTGGTCACTCCGGTCGTCCCGCCGGAGGCACGCGCCTCCGGCGGGACGACCGTCCCCCGCCTCCGCCGACGGCGACGGCTGATCGGCCTGCTCTACGTGGCACCGGCGGCGGCCGTATATCTGTACTTCGCCATCTGGCCGACGCTCACGACACTGGGCCTGTCGTTCACGACCTGGGACGGCATCGTTCCCGCACGATGGACCGGCATCGACAACTACGTCCGCATCTTCACGGACTCCACGCTGCTCGACGCCATCCTGCACAGCCTCGTGCTCATCGTGTTCTTCTCGGTCATTCCCGTGATCATCGGTCTCGTCCTCACCGGCTTGCTCACCCAGCGCGTGCGTCGCGGTATGACCTTCTTCCGCGTCGTCTTCTTCCTTCCCCAGGTGCTCCCGCTCGTCGTCGTGGGCATCACCTGGCGTTGGCTGTACAGCGAGCAGGGTGTGGTCAACCAGTTCCTGTCGGCCGTCGGGCTCGATGCGATCACGCGCGCCTGGCTCGGCGATTACGACTTCGCGCTCATCGCGCTCGGGCTCATCGGCACCTGGACCATGAGCGGTCTGTGCATGGTGCTCTTCCTCAGCGGCGCGCAGAAGATCGATCCGCAGTACTTCGAGGCGGCGAAGCTCGACGGCGCCGGAGCGGTCCGTCAGTTCGTCTCCATCGCGCTGCCGGAACTGCGCAAGGAGATCACGATCGCCGCGGTGATCACGACGATCGCCGCGTTGGCGAGCTTCGATCTGGTGTTCGTGACGACCGCGGGCGGTCCCGCCAACCAGACCACCGTGCCCGGACTGCTCGTCTATCGGCTGGCCTTCAACGAAGGCAACATCGGTGGGGCGAGTGCACTCGCCGTCGTGTTGTCCGTGATCGTCATCGGCATGGTGACCCTCATCCGCTACATCGCCCGGGAGAAGCCGTGA
- a CDS encoding carbohydrate ABC transporter permease gives MKTPVVSTSLRYAVLIAMTVVVIVPFIGIILAALHPADGQVRGLEVPAELSWENFVLAWEGANFDRLVGSSVLIAVAVVPLALVLATLAAYALAILKVPGNRFITPAFVFGLTLPVELVVVALFFNLRSVGLLDSYVGVILAEAALFMPFGIYWMHAHFSSVPMELVEASRIDGARDFVVLARVLLPISWPAITTLAVLYFMWSWNQFLLVLVLMQDPNKRTAPAGLGYFVGQYSTNIPLLSAASLIVIAPIVIMYLVFQRSFVSGLTQGAVK, from the coding sequence GTGAAGACCCCCGTCGTTTCCACCTCGCTGCGTTACGCCGTGCTCATCGCCATGACGGTGGTGGTGATCGTCCCGTTCATCGGAATCATCCTGGCGGCGCTGCATCCCGCCGACGGACAAGTGCGCGGCCTGGAGGTGCCCGCGGAGCTGTCGTGGGAGAACTTCGTTCTCGCCTGGGAAGGGGCCAACTTCGACCGTCTCGTCGGGTCGAGCGTTCTCATCGCCGTCGCGGTGGTTCCGTTGGCACTCGTGCTGGCGACTCTCGCCGCTTATGCGCTCGCGATCCTCAAGGTTCCCGGTAACCGGTTCATCACCCCCGCGTTCGTGTTCGGGCTCACGCTCCCGGTCGAGCTCGTCGTAGTGGCGCTGTTCTTCAACCTCCGCTCGGTCGGGCTGCTCGATTCTTACGTGGGTGTGATCCTCGCCGAGGCCGCGTTGTTCATGCCCTTCGGCATCTATTGGATGCACGCTCACTTCTCGTCGGTGCCGATGGAGCTCGTCGAAGCGAGCCGCATAGATGGAGCCCGCGACTTCGTCGTGCTGGCACGCGTGCTGCTGCCGATATCGTGGCCGGCGATCACGACGCTCGCCGTGCTGTACTTCATGTGGTCGTGGAACCAGTTCCTGCTCGTCCTCGTGCTCATGCAGGATCCCAACAAGCGCACCGCCCCGGCGGGCCTCGGCTACTTCGTCGGCCAGTACTCGACCAACATCCCGCTGCTGTCGGCGGCGAGTCTGATAGTGATCGCCCCGATCGTGATCATGTACCTCGTCTTCCAGCGCAGCTTCGTCAGCGGCCTGACGCAGGGCGCGGTCAAGTGA
- a CDS encoding cytochrome P450: MHISSTAPAPFPWERTLFDPPAVFADHREHEPIRPLLYPDGEIGWLVTTHDLVRQVLGDARFTMTKPARVVGETFILPAGGDSVRAAFSDVMAPMRAGTFINMDAPDHTRFRRALGGRFSPKQVGGLADVIEAIVAERLDAMATSPHPFEFVEGFAVPVALRTICHVLGLPVRPEWHEISVLMEVDPPIDVELLGQYSRFLEAMTADVHALRDQPNDGVLSMLLHSGDFTEEEIIGLGQFLVIAGHHTTSNMMSLGALVLQQDRSHWDAVVADPDSLSATIEELVRYITVLQLAPFTRTATEDVAIGGVLVRAGERVQVSALSANRDAAFFSNPDRFEPGRDTAGHVAFGYGIHQCLGQHLARLELRIVFTRLVERFPDLRPAVPVDELVTYPGWYPGHGVQELPVVWGSDAEGENS; encoded by the coding sequence ATGCACATTTCGTCCACCGCTCCCGCACCCTTTCCGTGGGAGCGGACGCTCTTCGATCCGCCGGCCGTGTTCGCCGATCATCGCGAGCACGAGCCCATCCGGCCGCTTCTCTACCCGGACGGCGAGATCGGCTGGCTCGTGACGACGCACGACCTCGTACGCCAGGTGCTGGGCGACGCGCGCTTCACCATGACGAAGCCGGCGCGCGTCGTCGGGGAGACCTTCATCCTCCCCGCTGGCGGAGACAGTGTGCGCGCCGCGTTCAGCGACGTCATGGCGCCGATGCGCGCGGGAACGTTCATCAATATGGATGCTCCCGACCACACGCGTTTCCGCCGTGCCCTGGGCGGACGGTTCTCGCCGAAGCAGGTCGGCGGCCTCGCCGATGTCATCGAGGCGATCGTCGCCGAGCGCCTCGACGCCATGGCCACGTCGCCACACCCTTTCGAATTCGTCGAGGGCTTCGCCGTCCCCGTCGCGCTGCGCACGATCTGTCACGTGCTGGGTCTTCCGGTGCGGCCGGAATGGCACGAGATCTCGGTGCTCATGGAGGTTGATCCGCCGATCGACGTCGAGCTGTTGGGGCAGTACTCGCGGTTCCTGGAGGCCATGACCGCGGATGTGCACGCGCTGCGCGATCAGCCGAACGACGGCGTTCTGAGCATGCTCCTGCACAGTGGCGACTTCACCGAGGAGGAGATCATCGGGCTCGGCCAGTTCTTGGTCATCGCCGGGCACCACACGACCTCGAACATGATGTCGCTGGGCGCTCTCGTGCTTCAGCAGGATCGGTCCCACTGGGACGCGGTCGTCGCCGACCCGGACTCTCTGAGCGCGACGATCGAAGAGCTGGTCCGCTACATCACCGTCCTCCAGCTGGCGCCGTTCACGCGCACGGCCACCGAGGACGTCGCCATCGGCGGTGTGCTCGTGCGCGCCGGGGAGCGCGTTCAGGTGTCGGCCCTGTCGGCGAACCGCGATGCTGCGTTCTTCTCGAACCCCGACAGGTTCGAGCCCGGTCGCGACACCGCCGGCCACGTCGCGTTCGGCTACGGCATCCACCAGTGCCTCGGCCAGCATCTCGCCCGTCTCGAGCTGCGCATCGTCTTCACGCGCCTCGTCGAGCGATTCCCCGATCTGCGCCCGGCCGTCCCGGTGGACGAGCTCGTGACCTACCCGGGCTGGTATCCAGGGCACGGAGTGCAAGAGCTGCCCGTCGTGTGGGGATCGGATGCCGAAGGAGAGAACTCGTGA
- a CDS encoding ferredoxin produces MIRIEVDEDRCVAGGQCVMVAPRLFDQREDDGVVVVLEEAPGDDELQDARTAELVCPAAAIRVLVTP; encoded by the coding sequence GTGATCCGCATCGAGGTCGACGAAGACCGCTGTGTCGCAGGCGGGCAGTGCGTGATGGTCGCACCCCGGCTGTTCGATCAGCGAGAGGACGATGGAGTCGTCGTTGTTCTCGAAGAGGCGCCCGGCGACGACGAGCTGCAGGATGCCCGAACCGCTGAGCTCGTGTGTCCGGCGGCCGCGATTCGCGTGCTCGTGACGCCGTGA
- a CDS encoding NAD(P)/FAD-dependent oxidoreductase gives MIAPVVVVGTGAAGLTVAEALRREGYDGRLVLIGEENHLPYDRPPLSKGVLLGAVETSRLALRAPAVIEALDADLLLGRRAKGLDIGQRIVTLEDGTALGYGTLVIATGVRARRLPAASPGATVHTVRTIEDTLALAEDLVDADSVVVIGGGLLGYELAATTRMLGLEVTLLDRSVRPLVRMLGPDVGAMLATIHAERGVGVRTAAAVSRIASHPHGIQVVDRGTPMHASVVIAAVGSVTNTEWLRGSRLRVDDGVVCDRNGRAAADVYAVGDVARWADDDGDGERIEHRTSASEQAMAVARSIMQGDERPRPPRYFWTDQFDIKVQVAGAVDGSSTFMIAEGEIAAGRFVALTRSSGGRGVIGWRMPREFAKHRAALASEQWGA, from the coding sequence GTGATCGCCCCCGTCGTCGTCGTCGGGACCGGTGCAGCCGGGCTCACCGTCGCCGAGGCTCTGCGACGGGAGGGATACGACGGACGGCTGGTGCTCATCGGTGAGGAGAACCACCTGCCTTACGATCGCCCGCCCCTGTCGAAAGGGGTGCTCCTGGGGGCGGTCGAGACGTCTCGGCTGGCGCTTCGCGCTCCGGCCGTGATCGAGGCGCTGGACGCCGATCTGCTGCTCGGCCGACGCGCAAAGGGACTCGACATCGGGCAGCGGATCGTCACGCTCGAGGACGGCACCGCTCTCGGCTATGGCACGCTCGTGATCGCGACCGGCGTCCGCGCACGACGCCTTCCCGCAGCGTCTCCCGGCGCGACCGTGCACACGGTCCGGACGATCGAGGACACGCTCGCGCTCGCCGAGGATCTCGTGGACGCCGATTCGGTCGTCGTGATCGGTGGCGGCCTGCTCGGTTACGAACTCGCGGCGACGACCCGCATGCTCGGGCTCGAAGTGACGCTGCTGGATCGCAGCGTCCGCCCGCTTGTACGAATGCTCGGCCCCGATGTCGGCGCGATGCTCGCGACGATCCACGCCGAGCGCGGCGTCGGCGTCCGCACTGCGGCCGCCGTGTCGCGGATCGCTTCGCATCCGCACGGCATCCAAGTCGTCGACCGCGGCACGCCTATGCACGCATCGGTCGTCATCGCCGCGGTCGGCTCGGTCACCAACACGGAGTGGCTCCGCGGCAGCCGCCTGAGGGTCGACGACGGCGTGGTCTGCGACCGGAACGGCCGTGCGGCGGCAGACGTCTACGCCGTCGGCGACGTCGCGCGCTGGGCGGATGACGACGGCGACGGAGAGCGCATCGAGCACCGCACGAGCGCGAGCGAGCAGGCGATGGCCGTGGCGCGTTCGATCATGCAGGGCGACGAACGGCCCCGTCCGCCGCGATACTTCTGGACCGACCAGTTCGACATCAAGGTGCAGGTCGCCGGAGCCGTCGACGGCTCCTCGACCTTTATGATCGCCGAGGGAGAGATCGCCGCTGGTCGCTTCGTCGCACTCACGCGCTCGTCGGGCGGTCGCGGGGTCATCGGCTGGCGGATGCCCCGAGAATTCGCCAAGCATCGCGCAGCGCTCGCGAGCGAACAATGGGGTGCATGA